In Spinacia oleracea cultivar Varoflay chromosome 5, BTI_SOV_V1, whole genome shotgun sequence, a single window of DNA contains:
- the LOC130461609 gene encoding uncharacterized protein: MVQGRLQTRERLHKIGVCNTTTCLLCEAKDETHPHLFFDCEYSRRCLQGVEEWLDIPTSKVHYMGLLRWVKWKSQCSKFQKTAIHTAVNATVYNLWRARNDALWNQKVPTPSTTIRGIQRSVIDRLAHIGAKQSSTNDQIWWKSKCTI; encoded by the coding sequence ATGGTCCAAGGGAGACTGCAAACAAGAGAAAGGCTACATAAGATTGGGGTCTGTAACACTACTACATGCTTGCTTTGTGAGGCAAAAGATGAAACTCACCCACACCTTTTCTTTGACTGTGAATACAGTAGAAGATGTCTACAGGGGGTTGAGGAATGGCTAGATATTCCTACTAGCAAAGTACATTATATGGGCCTGCTGAGGTGGGTTAAATGGAAGAGCCAGTGCAGCAAATTTCAAAAGACAGCAATACACACTGCTGTCAATGCTACTGTGTATAATCTATGGAGAGCAAGAAATGATGCTCTCTGGAATCAGAAGGTTCCTACCCCTTCAACTACTATCAGAGGCATTCAGAGGAGTGTGATTGACAGATTAGCTCATATAGGTGCTAAGCAATCTAGCACAAATGACCAGATTTGGTGGAAGAGCAAATGCACTATTTAG